Proteins co-encoded in one Candidatus Manganitrophaceae bacterium genomic window:
- a CDS encoding NAD-dependent malic enzyme yields the protein MVYPSASRSVTLRLKFKNQIGMLGQITSAIGKAGGDIGAIDIVSVDRGVITRDLTVSTRDEAHTARIVDAVKQIPAVEVVHLSDRTFLLHLGGKIEIANRIPIKTRDDLSRVYTPGVAQVCMAIHEDKSKAFSLTIKKNSVAVVTDGSAVLGLGNIGPEAAMPVMEGKAMLFKEFGGIDAYPICLATQETDEIVETVQRIATGFGGINLEDISSPRCFEVEQRLKKTLDIPVFHDDQHGTAVVVLAALLNAVKIVKKKMEDLKVVVNGVGAAGVAISEILLSSGVKKIIGCDRAGIIYAGRRGDMNPVKRDYAKKTNPNRLKGKLDDALAGADVFIGVSVAGALSAAAVKKMARDPIVFALANPTPEIMPEETEGIVRIMATGRSDYPNQINNVLAFPGIFRGALDVRASEINDAMNLAAAHAIASVIRKDELSEDYIVPGVFNHKVAKAVAQAVATAATETGVARREKKITNDPE from the coding sequence ATGGTTTATCCCAGCGCCAGTCGAAGCGTCACCCTCCGGCTTAAATTCAAAAACCAGATCGGCATGCTCGGCCAGATCACGTCGGCGATCGGAAAGGCCGGCGGCGATATCGGCGCGATCGATATCGTCAGCGTCGATCGCGGGGTGATCACCCGGGACCTCACCGTCAGCACCCGGGATGAAGCGCACACGGCCCGGATTGTCGATGCGGTCAAGCAGATCCCGGCGGTCGAAGTCGTCCATCTCTCCGACCGGACCTTCCTGCTTCATCTCGGCGGAAAGATCGAGATCGCCAACCGCATTCCGATCAAGACCCGCGACGACCTCTCCCGGGTCTACACGCCGGGGGTGGCGCAGGTCTGCATGGCGATCCATGAAGACAAGAGCAAGGCGTTTTCGCTGACGATCAAGAAGAACAGCGTCGCCGTCGTCACCGACGGCTCGGCGGTCTTGGGGCTCGGCAACATCGGGCCGGAGGCGGCGATGCCGGTGATGGAGGGGAAGGCGATGCTCTTCAAAGAGTTCGGCGGAATCGATGCCTACCCGATCTGCCTGGCGACGCAAGAGACCGACGAGATCGTCGAGACGGTCCAGCGGATTGCCACCGGTTTCGGCGGGATCAATTTGGAAGATATCTCCTCGCCCCGCTGCTTCGAGGTGGAGCAGCGCCTCAAGAAGACGCTCGACATCCCCGTGTTTCACGACGATCAACATGGAACCGCGGTTGTTGTATTGGCCGCCCTGCTGAACGCCGTGAAGATTGTCAAAAAGAAAATGGAAGATCTGAAGGTGGTTGTCAACGGGGTGGGAGCGGCCGGGGTTGCCATCAGCGAGATCCTCCTCTCCTCCGGGGTGAAGAAGATCATCGGCTGCGACCGGGCCGGGATCATCTACGCCGGCCGGAGGGGCGATATGAACCCGGTCAAACGCGACTATGCAAAAAAGACCAATCCGAATCGGCTGAAGGGAAAGCTGGATGATGCGTTGGCGGGGGCCGATGTCTTCATCGGTGTTTCAGTCGCTGGCGCCTTGAGCGCCGCGGCGGTAAAGAAGATGGCGCGCGATCCGATCGTCTTCGCGCTCGCCAATCCAACCCCGGAGATCATGCCGGAGGAGACGGAAGGGATCGTCCGGATTATGGCGACCGGCCGCTCCGACTATCCGAACCAAATCAACAACGTCCTCGCCTTCCCCGGCATCTTCCGCGGCGCGCTCGATGTCCGCGCCTCCGAAATTAACGATGCGATGAATTTGGCCGCCGCGCACGCCATCGCTTCGGTGATCCGCAAGGATGAACTCTCCGAAGATTATATCGTTCCCGGCGTCTTTAATCACAAGGTCGCAAAGGCGGTGGCGCAGGCAGTGGCGACAGCGGCGACCGAGACCGGGGTGGCCCGTCGGGAAAAGAAGATTACAAACGACCCGGAATAG
- a CDS encoding prohibitin family protein codes for MKIPPGLSRLPRLIVTAAVILFLFIILLSSFQVVGAGERGVVFSKLSGVKDVQLGEGLHFKIPFIEEIVPIDVKVQKSQTDARAASKDLQNVSSTIAVNFHLDPSRAQKVYQEIGLSFKERVIDPAVQEAVKSVTAHFTAEELITRRAEVKDAIKENLSQRLVKFNIIVDEFSIVNFDFSHEFNVAIEAKQTAEQSALKAKRDLDRIRIEAEQRVTQARAEADGQRLQRETLTPILLQLRAIEKWDGKLPQVSGGATPFIDINGLKAK; via the coding sequence ATGAAGATTCCGCCCGGGCTTTCCCGGCTGCCCCGCCTGATCGTTACAGCCGCGGTGATTCTCTTTTTGTTTATTATATTGCTCAGCTCATTTCAGGTGGTCGGCGCGGGGGAGCGGGGGGTGGTCTTCAGCAAGCTGAGCGGGGTCAAAGATGTGCAGCTCGGGGAAGGGCTCCATTTCAAGATTCCGTTCATCGAGGAGATTGTTCCGATCGATGTCAAAGTACAAAAGTCTCAGACCGATGCACGGGCGGCCTCGAAAGACCTTCAGAACGTCTCCTCCACCATCGCCGTCAATTTCCACCTCGATCCGAGCCGGGCGCAGAAGGTCTATCAGGAGATCGGACTGAGCTTTAAGGAGCGGGTAATCGATCCGGCGGTGCAGGAGGCGGTCAAGTCGGTCACGGCCCACTTCACGGCGGAAGAGCTGATCACCCGGCGGGCCGAGGTGAAGGATGCGATCAAAGAAAACCTCTCCCAGCGTTTGGTGAAGTTCAATATCATCGTCGATGAATTTTCGATCGTCAATTTCGACTTCTCGCACGAGTTCAATGTCGCCATCGAGGCGAAGCAGACCGCCGAGCAGTCGGCGTTGAAGGCGAAGCGCGATCTGGATCGGATTCGAATCGAAGCGGAGCAGCGGGTGACCCAGGCGCGGGCCGAGGCGGATGGCCAGCGGCTGCAGCGGGAGACCCTGACGCCGATTTTGCTCCAGCTTCGCGCGATCGAAAAGTGGGACGGCAAGCTGCCGCAGGTTTCCGGCGGCGCAACGCCGTTTATTGATATCAATGGGCTGAAAGCAAAATAA
- a CDS encoding methylated-DNA--[protein]-cysteine S-methyltransferase, which translates to MKEISQPLFYDITRSPLGLLGRVAHPEGLSYLLRSDTESDLLNEIARRVGALPERHPGRFAPWRRQIDCYFNGQKPEFDAPIFWLTGTLLQRRVWKALTEIPYGEVRSYQWIADRLGLGRGARAVGNACGRNPLPIILPCHRVVHEDGTLGGYTGGIDIKRRLLAIERVYWTQERQERIEAPRSLRRGGFDPRR; encoded by the coding sequence CCCCTCGGTCTGCTTGGCAGGGTGGCCCATCCGGAGGGGCTCTCCTATCTTCTCCGGAGCGACACCGAGTCAGACCTCCTGAACGAAATCGCGCGCCGCGTCGGAGCGCTCCCGGAGCGGCATCCCGGGCGGTTCGCGCCCTGGCGCCGGCAGATCGACTGTTATTTCAACGGCCAGAAACCGGAATTTGATGCGCCGATCTTCTGGCTGACGGGGACCCTGCTTCAGCGGCGCGTCTGGAAGGCATTGACCGAGATCCCTTATGGCGAGGTCCGAAGCTATCAGTGGATCGCCGATCGATTGGGACTCGGGCGGGGGGCGCGCGCCGTCGGAAATGCCTGCGGTCGAAATCCGCTTCCGATCATCCTCCCCTGTCATCGAGTGGTCCACGAAGATGGCACCCTCGGCGGTTACACCGGGGGAATCGACATCAAGAGGAGACTCTTGGCGATTGAGCGGGTATACTGGACCCAAGAGCGCCAAGAGCGCATAGAAGCTCCCCGCAGCTTGCGGCGGGGGGGCTTCGACCCGAGAAGATAG